A window of Drosophila subobscura isolate 14011-0131.10 chromosome E, UCBerk_Dsub_1.0, whole genome shotgun sequence contains these coding sequences:
- the LOC117890357 gene encoding protein crossbronx — MTLDLDAIKKDDKILINQEYKILAEYKMIESEKLGGIYTIPSLANSLQWFGVFFGRQGFYAESVFRFSLLLPERFPDDKSLPTVIFQQNILHPHVCPYTNSLDISHAFPEWRCGEDHLWQLFKYMQAIFSDPLDSMRGIEIDKLKNPEAADLLLNNRDQFAARVLENIKESKEHIYDPQPTEDPHYIVFEKFQPDVHGPVLERIKAGRSNQTDSSLQQANGGAATGLSWVKEGEFKPLSIE, encoded by the exons ATGACACTCGACTTGGATGCAATCAAAAAGGATGATAAGATCTTGATCAATCAGGAGTACAAAATCCTGGCTGAATA caAAATGATTGAGTCGGAGAAGCTGGGTGGCATATATACAATACCCAGTTTAGCCAATTCCTTGC AATGGTTTGGTGTCTTTTTTGGACGCCAGGGATTCTATGCAGAAAGCGTATTTCggttctctctgctgctgcccgaacGTTTCCCCGATGATAAAAGTCTTCCA ACTGTAATTTTTCAGCAAAATATCTTGCATCCCCATGTGTGCCCGTACACCAACAGCCTGGACATTAGTCATGCCTTTCCAGAGTGGCGATGTGGCGAAGATCACCTCTGGCAGCTCTTCAAGTACATGCAGGCGATATTTTCGGATCCCTTGGACAGCATGCGAGGCATTGAAATTGACAAACTGAAGAATCCCGAGGCCGCCGACCTGCTGCTGAACAATCGCGATCAGTTTGCTGCCCGCGTCCTGGAGAACATCAAGGAAAGCAAGGAGCACATCTACGACCCACAACCTACGGAGGATCCGCATTATATCGtatttgaaaagtttcaaCCAGATGTGCATGGGCCGGTCTTGGAGCGAATTAAAGCGGGCAGGAGTAACCAGACGGATTCCAGCCTTCAACAGGCGAATGGGGGCGCTGCCACCGGCCTCTCTTGGG